A window of Schistocerca serialis cubense isolate TAMUIC-IGC-003099 chromosome 1, iqSchSeri2.2, whole genome shotgun sequence genomic DNA:
ATGCTCATACGGGTTTTCGTTCCTTTTTTGCATTTCCATGTGTAGTTCATCCAATAAAGTAAATAAAGTTCTCACCTTGCGGCTAGGATTAAGCGTCTTTCCTGGTCACCCTGGTTAAGCTGTCCATGCCATCCATTGGATCCAATTCACGCACGATGAGATGCGTCGCGAGACGCCTGTGACTAACCAGTCATCGTAAGAAAAGTGAACAGAACTTGAGAGCACCAAGTATAGTTATTCACAGAAACGGTGTTTCTGTATTTTGTTTATTCATCGAAATCTTATTTCCAGTTTGTCTTTCTTAATTTCgaagaaacaaaaaaatccttGTTTTGATCTTCAGTCCCTAGACCGGTTTGGTGACTTATCCGTACTAATCTTAATAGATCGCGTCTCGCAAATAATGAAACCCACCAGTTTACGAGTACCTCTCTGCTTCTTATTGCTTGATATCCCAGGAGCGGTACGTACCCTGCAGTTTCTTTAGTGCCAAGTTTTGGGGCAGAATATCCTCCATAAGAGGTACACCCTTTCTCGAGTTGCCCacgaaattcaggaataaagatcGTTCGTTATGCATTCAGTTATCTTGTTACGAAGGCTGTCAGTGCCTTGCACGTTGAAGAGTGAAAGTATCATTCGAAACCATGAACTTTGCGAGATACTAGTAGCAGCTTAAAGCTACGCGGATAATTTATTCTAAAACTCTGGTAAGAATTGTTCATGGTACATGCTTGCGGCATCACAAAGCAGCATCCACAGTAGTAATTGGTATTATCGATGCTGCATTTTGAAAAATCAGGCGAGGAGTATACTTAACGAAACTGTAGATCCGTGTTTGAAAATCAGGTACTTGAGTCCAATTTTAACCAATGTTGATGTATAAATTTCTATATGATGAATGTTTTGAAATGTATTTCTTAGTGTCACTTAAACCTACTAAATCACATTATCGAATTGACATTCTCACAGAATCTTACCAGGGAATCGTGCCCCCTCCATTAGTTCGCAAACGAGAATCGACTCCAGTATATTTGGTTACAGATTCCATACCACGCTATATTTTTTTCCCTTCTCGTATTTTCTCGAAAAACCTGACACAGAGGCCGACAGTAACATGCTTCGAATATCCGCAAACTAATAGCCTTGCGCCTCCATCTCTTTCCTGCAAAATCCAGTGTTTAGTAATACTGTACAGTATAAATTGCTGTGGTATCACAAAATACtctctgtagttatttgcagtgTTGGCCTACCCAGACAGCAGCACAACGATCTTCCTGTTCACTTTTTTAGGTTCGTCTTCTCATGACCCAATAATTAGGGCCACAtcgttcaaaataaataaataaataaataaagcatgaTAATGCCCATACAGTTCGAGGAAATGGATACCCTTCGTGGTTGAAACTTACCTAAAAGTACATGCGGTCGAAAAGTACGTTCGTCGACGCTCTGCAAGTTAACGAAATGCTGTAGTGTAACATTTGGATTTCAAAGGTAGCTGGCTTGagaaggttttctttttttttcggttttAATGCGTTGTATGGTATTACTCACGCAGGATAGTAGCTCGTTTAAAAATTGTGGGGAAAGTGTTTCCAGGTACAGAGGATAACGATTATGTGCCTTTCGTTTATTAATTTGTCGACTTAAATTTGATTACACTGACAATTCAAACGTCACGTGCGTGGACTAGATGCGGCCGCCCATGTGTTGGTTACTGCGAAGTGGCTTGGGCCTTCTCTGCCTCGCTCATCTCCTTTAGCAAGTCAGCTAGCTCCTTATTCGGCTTGTAGTGGTCCGGGTTCGTGTTCAATATCTGTAACAAACAAACAGTTAATCACTAACAGTAAATGCAGGTCATTGGTTTATATCAGAATGTTTACTGCTAGTGAAATTGTGTAATTTACGCAATACTCTTATCACTTTTTTTCACGTAAGTCGCACGTCTAATATACATCTTGCGCTAGCGTGTCAGACCACGTCGTGGTAATGATACGGTGTTGCTTCAGCAACCATTTGCAACCAACcatttacaatacaaaataaaacaatcgTGGAATACACCATACGTATCTGCTTGAATAAGTTTATTAGCGTTTgcataaaatgtgattaaaaatTAGGTACGTAACATTGACATGTGTGTTGATAGCCCGACTGACTCATCCACGTTATCCTGTACACTAGTATTGCTCTTGAATGCGCAGTTACAGACACCGTTATCACACATCTAACCAATCAGGTACGCAAGCTCCAGAAATGTCGTCTTTTCTAGAGGCTTGCACTGTGCACGTCAAAGCATCTAGCAATCATGACATGAAAGTgtaggaaaagagaaggaaaatatTAGAAAAAGGAGGCAGCCCTGCTCCTCCCAGTTAATAGGTTTCGGATTTTGTGCCCACTCGGCAATTAAAGCAATAAAGCTTTGAAAGATTCACTATGGCGTTCGTAATTGTTAAGCGCCAACGTAAGAACGAAAATTGTGATCTGAGTGGAATTATTTCTTTGTTAGTTTGACAGTAGCACTCTGTATCTTTAGACACTTGTATTAAATAGAAAGTATATGTTGCCTAAGCGTGATGTATTAGACGAAGATTAAAATAGTACTCGTGGACAACTTTGAGTAATTGGTttagtaaatgaaaaataattagtaGTAAGATCTTTAAGAAACTGCACCACCGTGTAGAGCAGAATAGAGGTGGTGATGGTGATcataaagtaaaatttattttcCTCAGACTTAAGTCATTCCGCCTAGTCCTAGAAAGCTTATATGATAGAGCTTTAGCACagaatatttttgagaatttttcatAATTGTTGGTGTAATTACATTATTAATACTACCTCTTTTTCACACTATACGGCCAATGGCCGCATAAGCGCTAGTCAGAAAGTTTACATTACTCACAGTTCGTGTGCATGCTTCTTTTTCTTCATAATAGGCATGGTTACTGGCGATTATCCCTTGTAAATAGGCCTTGAAGCTGCCACACGAAAAGCAAAATACTTACTTTTCTTTCTTAGTAGTGGGTAGTTAAGTGTAATTTGTCGAAACTAACTCTGCACGGGATGGCCGCGGTAGCAAGAAGCAGAACCAGACGCAACTAAGTAGATGAAGTAGCTGTTGGCCCAGCGGCACATGAGATATGTGTGTAATATTGAGTGACGTTTGTTTTGCCAGAAGAAGAGTCCGCGATGGAGGTCTTCGCAGAGCTTGGAATCCGCCTGGCGAGCAGTTCTCTGAAGTCGGCGCAGGTAACACTTTACGCGATCAACCCGACAACGTAGACACGTCGTGTTGTTGTATTGCTAACTGCAGGACACTTCTCCTCGTACTATTAACATTTGTTACCGTAGTGAACCACTTGGTGTACATAAAGTCTTTGTTACTCTTATTTTTACACACATTTTCCTCACTCTTGTTGCTGGAATTACATGTATAGAGAtcacttttaaatgttggttgtcgTTGGTCAGTTCATAAAACAGCTTGTTCTTTTTGTATCTATGCTCATGCAGTACTATATATATTTTTGGGTCTAATTTCTTTGGAAAATAGACGTAATTTTACATAGGTCTGGGTTGCATGTCATAGTCTTAGCTAGCCTCCTAGTCTCTCGCCTCTCGCACAGAATGACACTAACAGTGGAAGGAATTAGCAAAAAGTACTCCTTATAGCATCAGCAGCAGCGTTGTTCGGCTCAATTCATTGTTGGTAGCCAGCCTTCAGTACTAATATCAGGCGTTCAATAATATACCTAGTTCGACCAGTGGCTATCGTATCGCCACTTAGTAGCACAGTAAAATAAAGTAGCCGTAGATATCGTCTTTATAGCCCGCACAATTAACACGACCACGTCGAAACATTGTTCTTAGTAGACTTAGGGAATGAATGGTAGCTCCTACGTAGATTTTGTTGGCAGGCGCACTTGTGTGTCTTTATCAAATAATAGTTATTGGTAGTATGTCATTATTTCGGTCCTAACTATTCAGTTCAGAGTTCCACCTTAATCTGAAGGTCTGCGCCCAGTGTGTGTTAGCTTTAGGGATGCCCACCGTAAAGGACTAACAAGCATGAAACGTGTTACTCCTTTTTAACTCTTGAAGGTCTTAACTCTTCATAGCCGTACATATCCTAGGTCTTATGCATGCAAACCAGTATTCTGTGTGGCATGCTTTCTCCCGCCCATTTTCTCCTGTTCATACTGTTTAATAGTTCGGCACCTAATATAATAATATACTATTATTGCGTTTTTTTGCAAAACAATGGATTTTGGCCGTCCACTTAAcgtaataataaaagtaaaaaaaatacatcAATCTCTTGCTGAAGACTTACTTTGTGAATTAAGAGTATTGCTGGAGCGTTATTTATCAAATGGCCAATACAAATCAGTAATAGATATTGACAACATATTTCTTGTGGTTACTAGTAGCTTCTCATAGCATCAGAGAAAGGGGCTTTGCAGTAGCTTTAAAGGCTAGATTTACTGGCTTCCTTCCACGTCTGCTTGTTTCGGGATATCAAACTAATTTCAGATCTCCGCGGCTTGGAACTAGTCAAATCTTCTTTCACGTAGTTATGGTTTATTTTGTAGCATTTTCTTTCACGTCGGAGCACTCCTATAAAGAGATCAAGAAAAGAGAGAAGACGGAGTCCGACGACGGTTGGAGACTGAGTCCTTATGAAGACCAGGGTGACAACGCCATTGTAGATTGTTCCTCTAACTATGTAAGTAACTCACATGGGAGCAGGCCGGCTTTATAAAACTTTCTAGCGTGAGGCATACTGCAGTCAGTCATTGTACATGACCACTCCAATGTAGTGATGTTTTTCCCCCTTTTTTCAGAAGAGCAGCTCAGGACTTAACGCTGCTTGTTGCTTCATCAAGAATATGTAGGGCTGAGCGGCGTTGTAAAATTGTTGCTTGTATTTGTGAAACTGTAAACATCGTTGTTTCTTTGCCTCGAAGCTTTAGTCTCTTCTAGGCTTCATTattatggatttaaaaaaaaatcactttggCTGGTGATAGAGTAAGCATTCAGATGCTGATAGATTCTTGCTTGACTTTAAACGGAAGCGACTGACCTCATACGGTAGAATTATTGTAAGCATGGGGGCGTACTTGTTAATTTAAGTTCGGTCATAACACGGAAGGAACGGGCGGGTAGGGGGGAGGAGGATGTCGTCGTGCGTCATCTGTGGTTCCTTATTCTTAGTTTTCTTATGTGTTCAAGTATGTAAACATGAGTCTTAACAAAACTTGAGTTCGAGCATTTTTTATGAGTATGGTTCTACAAATCATTTCTTGTGAAACAATATACATGGGTGGGGATTCTTGGAAGATAATGGCTGGGCAGACATATGAAACATCGTAAAGTTATATAGGCGCGAGTGGAAACCAAATTGAGAAGAGTTTAGATAAGGCAAACATTTCAGTGAGGCCAGAAAGTGATGTAAAAATTTCGCCGCGTGAGAACTGCTAAGCAGTAGAAAAGAAACCAACGTATTATGTCCACGTAGTGTACAAACCTATTTATTGCAGATGTACTTTAATGCAGTTACTTTATCGGATGTGAATATATTAGCACTCAAATTTTACTTATACCGCTTGCATTGAGTACTTCATACAGTTGAAAATTTCGTGCCCATGATGCGTAGCGTAACTTTAGTTCCAGTATTAAGATGTGAAGGAAATACTTCGGCAGTGAAAATGGGTGAAAGGAATTCGAAATAGTTTGAAGCACAGCCAGTAAACTTGCCTGTGCCGATATCAGGTGTGCCAGAATGTTGTTAATTCCGAAATGATTACCATCACAGCAAATTTGAGCTCAGATTTCTTACATTATTCCTTGTGATGCTGTGGATAATAGGTTCAAACACTGCCTTGAAATTCCAGACAAAGATTTTGTTTCGTAGGTGTTCTACACATGATGAAATAATCAAATAATTATTATTTGCTCATTAACTTCAAACTAAAAGCTGGTAGAGCGGTTCCGCCAGCACCGATGACGTAACGGAAGGTAAATTCAGTATGGTTTCTAAGTTACGTTGTTAAAATTTTCGTACAGTGTTAGGGATGTCCGCCAGTGTTGGAATTAAGAAACCCGCGAAATTACTTTTCGTCAATAAAATTCTAACAAATGGCCTGCACGCAGTTCAGCGAGAATCCGCGTGGCGCCGCCACTGCATGTGGCAGTACTGCCTCTGGCGGCAAGCGTATGAACTGTTGTCCACACGACATTGGATAATCGGAAGATCAATAGCGCTTTCGGCAGTCAGAAATAAGCGACTATTCCGAAACATTAAAATTCGAAAGGAATGTGTGCATTCAAGATAAACATTGTGTGTTTGTTCTGATACTAGTGGCCACATGTAAGCTCGTATGTTCAAGAAAGACAAATTGTTAACGGAACGGCAATCTGTAAATGATGTACATAAAAGAACGGACATACGGTTTGGTTACGTCAAATAGAACTACGTACGTCTTTCGAACTAATGTAGAGCGTGTACAGTACATTTCGTGCACGTTACTACGGTGTTCATAGGAATAAAAGGATAAAATATTGCTTGCTTTGGATTGACAGATAAGCATACATATTTTGAAGAGTAAACAACTGAGATAAGGGCTATGTGCATGCCTGTTTCTGTGAATAATATAGGATAGGGGCTCCGGATCTCCGATTAACTTTGCTTTGATAGTAAAGTAAGTTGGTGCAAAAGATCTAATTAAAATTCTCGTGGAACGACGAAAGATCTAAAATATAAGCAAAAAGTGTTGCAAGCTATATCCAGTACTGTGAATAGCCGATGATCATAATTTGCGCACGGAAATAGCAGAACTTGTAAAGTTTAGGCACTAAGGCGATAATGGCAAATGCACAAAGCTTGTAACTATAGATATGTAAACGGAAGTGCCCATGCAATGAAATTTCGGAGCGGTTTTAAAACACACCGTGCAAGAAATTAAGGTTCATATGGAAGGGATAAGTTGATGGACAAATGGGATTTCTAGTACTATTTCTTTACTTTATAGGCCAATACATTTAAAAGCATTAGTGCGATAGTTCTACAGTACTTGAGTTTAGTTATACGGCGAAGAAAGTACCTATTTTTTGCGTATGCGGATAAAACACAAGCAGCGAAATTAGTACATACCCTGAAGATTTATGTTAAAATGCTGCTACACTTGATAAAACAATAAGATTAGTACAAATGTCGAGGATCACTTGGCTAGATGCATCAGGAGCGTCAGTTTTAAGTTGCAGAAGTAGCACCGCTGTTGGTAGCCATTTTGAATGTAAGTATCAGACTTCGCACATTTTGCCGCACGCGcaagcgcgcgcgcgctcacacacacccACTGAGTGAAGCACAAAACACAGATAGCACAGAAGCTGCGGACGACCGGGTCTGAGGCTATGTCCCGAAACAGCAGTAAGCTTTTTTCTTAGTACTGCTGTGACAGGACAATATCCCAGCCCCGGCCAAAGAGCGGAGAGACCAGGCTGCAGTAGATCCGCCACAAGCTTAGGCGGCACCGTCACCTCTTCCACTGCTCGGGGAGTTGTAGAAACGCTGCGGACTTACCTTGTAACACTTGGGGTTCGTGAGGTCCATCTGTTCCACGGAAGGCTTCTGCTTTCGGTTGAACCTGCGAACAGAAGCGAACGGGAGTGTTGTTATGCGCGGTCGTGGTGTTAGCAGGGCGCTCGCCCGGTCGGTTGCTGCCAGGAGAGTGAAAGCTGCCGTATCGACTGGGGGTTGGTGGGCGCGGCTGTGCGCGTGCGCCGAGACCCCCACTCCCCGGGCAACCTCCCTTCGCCCTGCCCCTCGCCGCGCAGCGCGCCTCGATGTGCAACCCCCGTCACAAAGCTCTGCCGCTGGCCCGGCGAGCTCAGCCGACAACCTGCATCCCTAAGCTCTCCCTTCTGCAAGACAGGGGGAGGGTGGCTTCACAGgagttcagccccccccccctctctctctctctctctctctctctctctctctatctctctctctctctaaaaatgAAGGAAAATCGATGGTACAATTTGTATGTTGTGCTTCACTGTCAGAATATTGGTTTCGTGGCTTAATGGTATTCCATTTCTTTATCTTGGCTGTTCGGAACAGCCAGTAAGTTCTGACAAAGGAGGTCTATTGGAGACACTCATACAGTAAAGTTACAGTGAATAACTCATTACATTACGGTATAGGAAATATTGCTTTTTAGAAAAGTGTTCTATATTTTTCAGGGAATAGATTTTAGCCCAATTTTGATTTGAATGGTTAAGTGTGTAAAGTGTCAACTATAAAAATACTTTATGCACAGCTGGATGCATACAAAATTTAGATCTAAAAatttaatcaaaaagtatttttatCACATGAATTTAATGTCACGATGATTGTGAGAGGTATAGGTAGATCAAATAGATATTGAAAATATGTTCACTTTCTAAATGTCATCATCCagtgattatttttaaaaatttatgcaTTTCCCGAATTGTATATATTCAAATTCAGCTAATTACTCATGTACAAGGTGGTCTAAAGAAACTGCCATTGCACACAAAATAAACTAACCTAATCAATGAATAGAACTGATGTTCACAGAAGAGCTGGAAATAGACATCCATTTGTGCCTGTCAGATCTCCTTGAGGCTTTGATTATGTTATTAAATACTTGaaactttttgatttttatcttgatGACCTAGGAATAAAACTTACTCTACCCATTTATTTGCAGTTATCCTGAGGCACCTTGTCCTAATGTTTGAACAAATGTAGATTACAATAATGGTAGCATCTGCTGACTTGTATAAAACACCTTTCCTGCTTGAGGGTCTTCATTAACCCTCTTACACTGAAGATACTTGATTAACTTCTATATTAAATGGcttaacaaataaaaaaagttaaataaaataacgaTCTATGCTCTGATCGCAAAAGTAAACCAGCTATACTACACTGTTGATTATATTTACTATTGGGACAAAACGAGACaaaatgaaaagcagaaaatgtttgGCTAGTGTTCCACAGTGAAGTATTCTGTTGATGTAGTTCTCCTGTAGAAGTAGCAAAAAGACATCACCTGGCAGGCTTGTAAACTTTTGTGTCAGGTATGGAACAAGAGTTGACTTCAAGGAGGAGGTATATATGTGTAACCACTTTGTCAACAAATAACTcggaaagctagcaagttttctttctttcctgtgTGTCTGTGGACAACTTGACACTTCAGCTTTCCATTGAGCTGTCTCCTTGAATCCAAAAGAATTTCCATTCTACAAGAACTGTACAACAACATTGTGTGTACCATATGAAATAATTACTTCTGACCAATGATTTTTATAAGAACTCATTTAAAAATCTTCTATCATCTGTTTAATTTTGTGCTGAGCATCCTTATTACAGACATCTTGTAACTATTAAGTTTAGCTTTCCACTAAACACGGAAGGGAATCACCAGTCACTCACTTAAAACTAATGTAACATTGCTTCGTTAAAATATAAATTACTGTATGATAGAACTATAATCAGTAACACATGGTGGAAGTAAAAATATACTGGAGTTGAATCCTCATGGGATTCAGTCAACTTAATATTTACTGTGAAGAAAGGGAAGAACAAAGTTAGTGTGTCTCGACAGAATTGGCTATTGATACTGAATATTTTCCATGTGGAAGCCTGATACATATAATCAGGCTTCCACCTGGAAAACATTTTGTACCAGTAGCCAATTCTGCCACGAGGCACTAACTtcgttctttcttcctttctttcacaGTAAATATTAAGTTATTAAGTTGATTGAATcccataaataataaatatttaacaccAGTATATTTTTACTTTCACAACGTGTTCCTGATTATACCTCGATCATACTGCGTGCGTGTGCATATCTCTTGCATTGCCAGCAAGCAAACAAAAATGTAGATTCATGCTGTGTTGTATATTAGTAATAGCTGTTCAGCCTCTAGAAGAATCTTAAAAGTGGGAGAGGGAAGAGGGATGTCATCTGGTATTCGTAGTTACTGCTGTAGTGTCACTGTTTCGTTTATCAGACCCAGCAGCACTAATTTTAAACTGAATTTGGTTTTTCTGTACTTTGTGGAGTATTTCTATGGACTCTGACAATATTTCTTCAGAGTTTCTCAATAGATTAAATACATGGTAGTTATATTGTCTGACTGTGTAAGtgtaaataagtaaactgtttccataaatttaagtgtcaaaattgtgcaaaaaaaaaaaaaagtgatatgtTGGTCAAGCAGTTACCCTGAGTTAAGCAAGAGGGGATATAAGATCAAAAACATTTTGTGCAGTATTCTTTCCTGTTACTTaatgtaaattgtttattttgCATGTTACACCTTTAAAGTTAAAGTTACATTGATGCATAAGCATGAACTGCCAAACATGTTCAATTAAAATGTTATATATTTAACAAATAATTGCATACTTACGACACATCCCTAGTTGCAATTTGGTAGATGCAAAAGACACCAACAGCTACTGGTACCGCAGTCATAATACCCACTAGTGGAAGAACCtgtaacaaaattattttacacatttcTAAGTTTTGTTTTCATGATTTAAAGGTATTTGCTATAACTATCTTActtcatttctttttctctctgcagGACGGGCATGGAAGGAAACGGTATATTGAAACACGAGATTCACAACGGATTGGTACCAATGAACGGAAATCAGAATGGAACCTCTGGAAGGTCATCACCAAATGGTGGCGGTGGCAGTGGGGGTGATCCAGCACCAGGAAAGCTATTTGTTGGAGGTCTCAGCTGGCAGACGTCATCAGAAAAGCTGAAGGAATATTTTGGGATGTTTGGAACTGTtacagatgttttgattatgaaagaTCCAGTGACACAGGTAGGCTCTCAAAGTATAATAAAATCTACTACTGTTTTGTTGGCACTAGTTAAAATGTTGTACTAAATGCCACAGTTAAGACTGATCCTTCATAAATTCGGGTTTTGTTACAGAGGAGCCGTGGCTTTGGTTTCATCACATTTGAGGATCCACAGACTGTTGAGAAAGTGCTCAAAGTGCCAATACACACACTGGATGGCAAAAAGATTGATCCAAAACATGCTACACCGAAGAACAGGGGCAAAGTCACCAACCGGACCAAGAAAATATTTGTAGGTGGTGTGAGCCAAGACACATCATCTGATGAAGTGAAAGCATATTTCAATCAGTTTGGAAAAGTCGAAGAAACTGTAATGCTGATGGACCAGCAAACAAAACGTCACCGAGGATTCGGTTTCGTCACGTTTGAAGATGAAGACACGGTAGACCGTGTCTGTGAGATTCACTTCCATACCATCAAAAATAAGAAAGTAGAATGCAAACGTGCACAGCCTAAAGAAGCTGTTCAAAGTGCTCTACTGGGAAAGAGAGTAGTTTTGGGTCCTCTGGGTGTCCGGGTAGGTGCAGCACCACCTCTAACCCCTGCTGGACAGCTGGCTGCAGCACAGGTTCATGTACAAGCTGCCGCCCAAGTGCAGAATGCAGCAGCCCTGGCTGGTTATGGAAAACTCTTTGGAGCATACCCAGCACTGGCAAGTTACCGCTATGCTCCGTATCCCTTACCAGCTGCCGCAGCCGCTCCTGCTCCGGCTCCTACTactgcagccgcagccgccgctgctgctgccacacCGGCCCTGGCTCCTCCAACTGCTTTACCAGCCAACCCCTACCAGGGCTACAGTCTGACCAACGTCGATATGTCTAGCTTCCAAGGTGTGGACTGGGGGTCCATGTACGGAATGGGAATGTACGTCTGAAGTGTGCCATTCCTTGCAATTTGCTACAGGAGGTTTTGTAAAATTGTAGTGCGAGTGTGACTTGTGAGCGTCAGCTCCCTATCCTGTAACCTTTAATCTTTTTTTTTAGAAGAAATTGTGAATAGCAAGTGAATAGTGGTGCCACTTTTGGTCTAGGAAAAAAGTAGAAAAATTATTAGTACCCTCCCCCACTCCACCCTACCCAGATTCCTTCTTGTTACAGGCACAATATTGCATGCCCGCTTGCTCACAATACTGTTCCAATATGGACTGATGAGCATCCCTAGCATTAAGCAATAACTTGCAATAAGCAGTATTATTGTCGTCTTGATAAACATCTTCCTCTGTAACTCGTTCAGATGGAGAATCCTCCTATGGAACACTGTCTGCATGCAAGGCAAAGCCCAAAATTTGATATCAGCTCTGTAACGGAGGAGTGATGTCTCCTGATATGAAAGTGACAGCAGCCCACATATTATGGGCTGTAAGATAACTCTTATTAAAGGCTGCTTTTCAGTGTCAAATTGCGTTTAGGGTCTGGTATGTGCAATGGTAATTAATTACCATCGCTAAATTTGGTAGGAAAATAACTATCTTTTGAGTAAAAATTAAAATGCCATCGTGATAGATTCTTCCATTTGAGAAGTATTAACAGATCTCGAAGTCTTTTGTTCTTTGTTGCCACTTTAAAGAGGCACAGTGGCATAACAACAAAGTATATGCATTTACCTGTGGGGGCATGTTTTGAAATTTCTTTGAAACTTTTTGTGCCAGCAAAAACTTAAATCCTGTTGATCCAACAGCTGCAGCTTATAAATCTTGCTAAATGAGACTGTTTCCCTTGAAAGAACTGCAAGTTGCAGTATCTAGTCAGGAGGCTGAAGTGGCCTCGCACTTCCCACATTATCTCTCATCTAAGCAtaagtaattgtaattgtaatgtgtCCCATCGATGTTCCACAGTGAATTTAGTGTAGAATAGTTCTATTGGAGGACTGAGTATTATTTATGTACCAACCGAAATTGTTTGTTgttcaaatgtaaaaaaatcttACATACGTACATTTGTTCATTCACCTGTCAACATTCCATAGTTCATGTACCATGTCAAAATTGCATGAGGGACTTGTGTATCTCTCATTATTATGCATCGATTTTTCAACATGTGAGATTTGCGGACCAATAATTAACAGGAGCTCCGACTGTTCCTGCAGTGAAACTAAGAGCATGTATGCTGCCTTTTTATTACTCCCCTGGGAGTAATTTCTCCATGCTGTCTGTTCCCTGAGGGCAGGTGTTGAAATGTTACTAGTTGCTTTAAGGTTACTAATATTTATTTGtaagaatgtattttattttcctgtgttcattttttaaatttttttaagtatgTGGTTAAGAGATGTCGCCAAATTGAAAAGCGGAATAACTACTTTAAGTTCCTACCATTTTGTTTTTACTGAACTGATGTTTGATGTTCCCAGTGCTTGTAGAGTTTGCTCTTAGTTTCGCCTGCATCATAAGATGACAGTGGAAATTGCAGGCATAATTTGAAATGCCTGCAGGTCACAAATGTATGGTCACAAGTGTGCTTTGCCTCTATAGAGGTTAAAATTTTTTTGAGTGTTAAATCCTTTTGTAATACTGTAGATacaactgcctacatgaaaatCGGGAACTGCAGGTATTATTACTCTGTGTATACATGATAGTCTTTCCCAACTCTGAAGTACTTTTTGAACATTCTCTGCAAAACCCAAGACATGGACTTCTACAGCCCATGATCACAGTTATAGGAAAACTTACCAGCAATTTTGGTTTAACTTAAAACTCCATTTGTTAGCTTTAGAGGTGTAGATAAACAATGCAATACATTGTTTTCTGTGTCAGGTTGTGTTGTGATGATATGTATGTTCTCTTGCAAAG
This region includes:
- the LOC126464224 gene encoding RNA-binding protein Musashi homolog 2 isoform X2, giving the protein MEGNGILKHEIHNGLVPMNGNQNGTSGRSSPNGGGGSGGDPAPGKLFVGGLSWQTSSEKLKEYFGMFGTVTDVLIMKDPVTQRSRGFGFITFEDPQTVEKVLKVPIHTLDGKKIDPKHATPKNRGKVTNRTKKIFVGGVSQDTSSDEVKAYFNQFGKVEETVMLMDQQTKRHRGFGFVTFEDEDTVDRVCEIHFHTIKNKKVECKRAQPKEAVQSALLGKRVVLGPLGVRVGAAPPLTPAGQLAAAQVHVQAAAQVQNAAALAGYGKLFGAYPALASYRYAPYPLPAAAAAPAPAPTTAAAAAAAAATPALAPPTALPANPYQGYSLTNVDMSSFQGVDWGSMYGMGMYV
- the LOC126464270 gene encoding uncharacterized protein LOC126464270; the encoded protein is MSSPRAPIVFGSVAARLLHSFSPASAAGKQLRFTGNIMQPLKNTRTFTRKNMLKNYGVLPLVGIMTAVPVAVGVFCIYQIATRDVSFNRKQKPSVEQMDLTNPKCYKILNTNPDHYKPNKELADLLKEMSEAEKAQATSQ
- the LOC126464224 gene encoding RNA-binding protein Musashi homolog 2 isoform X1, with product MTGMEGNGILKHEIHNGLVPMNGNQNGTSGRSSPNGGGGSGGDPAPGKLFVGGLSWQTSSEKLKEYFGMFGTVTDVLIMKDPVTQRSRGFGFITFEDPQTVEKVLKVPIHTLDGKKIDPKHATPKNRGKVTNRTKKIFVGGVSQDTSSDEVKAYFNQFGKVEETVMLMDQQTKRHRGFGFVTFEDEDTVDRVCEIHFHTIKNKKVECKRAQPKEAVQSALLGKRVVLGPLGVRVGAAPPLTPAGQLAAAQVHVQAAAQVQNAAALAGYGKLFGAYPALASYRYAPYPLPAAAAAPAPAPTTAAAAAAAAATPALAPPTALPANPYQGYSLTNVDMSSFQGVDWGSMYGMGMYV